From one Micromonospora siamensis genomic stretch:
- a CDS encoding ribonuclease J has product MTEAHIEAELPPPLPEGGLRIIPLGGLGAIGRNMTVFEYDGKLLIVDCGVLFPDVEQPGVDLILPDFGPILDRLADVQAIVLTHGHEDHIGAVPYLLAHKPDIPLVGSQFTLALVEAKLAERRIQPYTLTVREGGRERLGPFECEFFAVNHSIPDALAVAIRTPAGLVLHTGDFKMDQLPLDGRITDLAGFARLGAEGVDLLLSDSTNAEIPGFVTPEREIGPVLDSIFAKAKGRIIVASFASHVHRVQQVFDSAIEHGRKVALIGRSMVRNMGIARDLGLLNIPAGLVIGIEEATTLPPEQIVLMSTGSQGEPMSALGRMASGDHRHITIAPGDTVVLASSLVPGNETSVYRVINRLARAGAVVVHKDVAKVHVSGHAPAGELLYLLNVTRPSNLMPVHGEWRHLRAHARLGIESGVAPDRVVLCEDGDVVDLVEGRASLVGHVKSRYVYVDGLAVGDVSESLLTERRILGDGGFIATTVVVDSVTGKVVAGPTLSAKGFSEDPEAFNPVVPLVTEALNRAAADGITDPHQLQQIVRRTVGRWVNDKYRRRPMIVPTVVEV; this is encoded by the coding sequence GTGACCGAGGCGCACATCGAAGCGGAACTGCCCCCGCCGCTGCCGGAGGGCGGTCTGCGGATCATTCCCCTGGGCGGGCTCGGCGCCATCGGTCGGAACATGACCGTCTTCGAGTACGACGGCAAGTTGCTGATCGTGGACTGCGGGGTGCTCTTCCCCGACGTCGAGCAGCCGGGCGTGGACCTGATCCTCCCCGACTTCGGCCCGATCCTGGACCGGCTCGCCGACGTGCAGGCCATCGTGCTGACCCACGGGCACGAGGACCACATCGGCGCCGTGCCCTACCTGCTCGCCCACAAGCCGGACATCCCGCTGGTCGGCTCCCAGTTCACCCTCGCCCTGGTCGAGGCGAAGCTGGCCGAGCGGCGGATCCAGCCGTACACGCTGACCGTCCGGGAGGGCGGCCGGGAGCGGCTCGGCCCGTTCGAGTGCGAGTTCTTCGCGGTCAACCACTCGATCCCGGACGCCCTGGCGGTGGCCATCCGCACCCCGGCCGGGCTGGTGCTGCACACCGGCGACTTCAAGATGGACCAGCTGCCGCTCGACGGCCGGATCACCGACCTGGCCGGCTTCGCCCGGCTCGGCGCCGAGGGCGTCGACCTGCTGCTGTCGGACTCCACCAACGCGGAGATCCCCGGCTTCGTCACCCCCGAGCGGGAGATCGGGCCGGTCCTCGACTCGATCTTCGCCAAGGCCAAGGGGCGGATCATCGTCGCCTCGTTCGCCTCGCACGTGCACCGGGTGCAGCAGGTCTTCGACTCGGCGATCGAGCACGGCCGCAAGGTCGCCCTGATCGGCCGCTCGATGGTCCGCAACATGGGCATCGCCCGCGACCTGGGCCTGCTGAACATCCCCGCCGGCCTGGTGATCGGGATCGAGGAGGCCACCACCCTCCCGCCCGAGCAGATCGTGCTGATGTCCACCGGCTCGCAGGGCGAACCGATGAGCGCGCTGGGCCGGATGGCCAGCGGCGACCACCGGCACATCACCATCGCCCCCGGCGACACGGTGGTGCTGGCCTCCTCGCTGGTCCCCGGCAACGAGACCTCGGTCTACCGGGTGATCAACCGGCTGGCCCGGGCCGGCGCGGTGGTCGTCCACAAGGACGTCGCGAAGGTGCACGTCTCCGGCCACGCCCCCGCCGGTGAGCTGCTCTACCTGCTCAACGTGACCCGGCCGAGCAACCTGATGCCGGTGCACGGCGAGTGGCGCCATCTGCGCGCCCACGCCCGGCTCGGCATCGAGTCCGGCGTCGCGCCGGACCGGGTGGTGCTCTGCGAGGACGGCGACGTCGTCGACCTGGTCGAGGGCCGGGCCAGTCTCGTCGGGCACGTGAAGAGCCGCTACGTCTACGTCGACGGGCTCGCCGTCGGCGACGTCAGCGAGTCGCTGCTCACCGAGCGGCGGATCCTCGGCGACGGCGGGTTCATCGCCACCACCGTGGTGGTCGACTCGGTCACCGGCAAGGTCGTCGCCGGCCCCACCCTGTCGGCGAAGGGCTTCTCCGAGGACCCGGAGGCGTTCAACCCGGTCGTCCCGCTGGTCACCGAGGCGCTCAACCGGGCCGCCGCGGACGGCATCACCGACCCGCACCAGCTCCAGCAGATCGTCCGGCGCACCGTGGGGCGCTGGGTCAACGACAAGTACCGCCGCCGGCCGATGATCGTCCCGACGGTCGTCGAGGTCTGA
- a CDS encoding S1 family peptidase, with protein MDRRRMTAIGVVVAAAGLTAAVTLPSFAGENAAPRPADRAAAVAPDGVAPEVVAALSRDLSLTREQAVRRLRTERWAAGTVGKLRAELGAGYGGSWLGADGSTLTVAVADPDRAAAVRAAGAVPKQVARGVGELDAIKSRLDTAAATAGRDVAGWYVDLASNSVTVLVRPGAEAAGRRFAAAGGAPGGALRVATSTESPRLLFDVRGGDPYFINDAGRCSVGFSVVGGFVTAGHCGRPGDRTTGANRAAQGTFAASSFPGDDWAFVRVNGDWTPQGVVNDFNGGTVPVNGATEAPVGASVCRSGSTTGTHCGVIRAKNATVNYPEGTVTGLTRTDVCAEPGDSGGAWLSGDQAQGVTSGGSGDCTRGGVTFFQPVTEILQRNRLTLVTANGGSAPPAGDGTGTPPAPGTPPAAGDPGTPPATAAPGTPPGDTGDCTGQVTRTGRIAAGRTQLQPDGRAFRAPAGTQEACLAAPAGTLAAVQLQRLTGAAFTTVASADTSAGVARLSAATPAGTYRYRVVGLDGAGAYTLGFSIR; from the coding sequence ATGGACCGCAGACGGATGACAGCCATCGGTGTCGTGGTGGCGGCGGCGGGATTGACGGCGGCGGTGACCCTGCCGTCGTTCGCCGGGGAGAACGCCGCGCCCCGGCCCGCCGACCGCGCCGCGGCGGTGGCCCCGGACGGTGTCGCCCCCGAGGTGGTGGCGGCGCTGAGCCGGGACCTGTCGCTGACCCGGGAGCAGGCGGTACGGCGGCTGCGTACCGAGCGGTGGGCGGCCGGCACGGTCGGGAAGCTGCGCGCCGAACTCGGCGCCGGCTACGGCGGCAGCTGGCTGGGCGCCGACGGCAGCACGCTCACCGTAGCGGTGGCCGACCCGGACCGGGCCGCGGCGGTGCGGGCCGCCGGCGCGGTGCCGAAGCAGGTGGCCCGTGGCGTGGGCGAGCTGGACGCGATCAAGAGCCGGCTCGACACGGCCGCCGCGACGGCCGGCCGGGACGTGGCCGGCTGGTACGTCGACCTGGCCAGCAACTCGGTGACCGTGCTGGTCCGGCCCGGCGCCGAGGCGGCCGGCCGCCGGTTCGCCGCTGCCGGCGGGGCGCCGGGCGGGGCGCTGCGGGTGGCCACCTCCACCGAGTCGCCCCGGCTGCTGTTCGACGTACGCGGCGGCGACCCGTACTTCATCAACGACGCCGGCCGCTGCTCGGTCGGCTTCTCCGTGGTCGGCGGTTTCGTCACCGCCGGGCACTGCGGCCGGCCGGGGGACCGCACCACCGGCGCGAACCGGGCGGCGCAGGGCACCTTCGCGGCGTCCTCGTTCCCCGGCGACGACTGGGCGTTCGTGCGGGTCAACGGCGACTGGACGCCGCAGGGCGTGGTGAACGACTTCAACGGCGGCACGGTGCCGGTCAACGGGGCCACCGAGGCGCCGGTCGGCGCGTCGGTCTGCCGGTCCGGCTCGACCACCGGCACCCACTGCGGGGTGATCCGGGCCAAGAACGCCACCGTGAACTATCCGGAGGGGACGGTCACCGGGCTGACCCGTACCGACGTCTGCGCCGAGCCCGGCGACTCGGGCGGCGCCTGGCTCTCCGGCGACCAGGCGCAGGGCGTCACCTCCGGCGGCTCGGGCGACTGCACCCGGGGTGGCGTGACGTTCTTCCAGCCGGTCACCGAGATCCTGCAACGCAACCGCCTGACACTGGTCACCGCGAACGGCGGGTCCGCGCCGCCGGCCGGGGATGGCACCGGCACACCGCCCGCTCCCGGCACTCCGCCCGCTGCGGGCGACCCCGGCACCCCGCCGGCGACCGCCGCTCCGGGTACGCCACCGGGGGACACCGGGGACTGCACCGGCCAGGTGACCCGGACCGGACGGATCGCCGCCGGGCGGACCCAGCTCCAACCCGACGGGCGGGCCTTCCGGGCGCCGGCCGGCACCCAGGAGGCCTGCCTCGCCGCACCGGCGGGCACCCTGGCGGCGGTGCAGCTGCAACGCCTCACCGGCGCGGCGTTCACCACCGTGGCCAGCGCCGACACCTCCGCCGGGGTGGCCCGGCTGAGCGCCGCAACGCCGGCCGGCACCTACCGCTACCGGGTGGTCGGGCTGGACGGCGCCGGGGCGTACACCCTGGGCTTCTCCATCCGCTGA
- a CDS encoding YciI family protein: protein MFVVTLTYLTDLDRADAVLPDHLAWVDRQYADGVFLASGRRVPRTGGVILAAGLDRAELDRRLATDPFAEQGIAAYEVVEFIAGRVAEGLEPMREG, encoded by the coding sequence GTGTTCGTGGTGACGCTGACCTATCTGACCGACCTGGACCGCGCCGACGCCGTCCTGCCCGACCATCTGGCCTGGGTGGACCGACAGTACGCCGACGGGGTCTTCCTCGCCTCCGGGCGGCGGGTGCCCCGCACCGGCGGGGTGATCCTCGCCGCCGGGCTGGACCGCGCCGAACTGGACCGCCGGCTGGCCACCGACCCGTTCGCCGAACAGGGCATCGCGGCGTACGAGGTGGTCGAGTTCATCGCCGGCCGGGTCGCCGAGGGCCTGGAGCCGATGCGCGAGGGCTGA
- a CDS encoding LPXTG cell wall anchor domain-containing protein, whose translation MFRSMLTGAVAASALALATPAMAAPTPVTPQPTPTASASPTTAPTVAATPTPHDAPFKAKPDYLVFLNGDPWSPMGDLNVTVRNTGSTPGRGFFLVDVPTKLIIGKGDADCMAEGGRDKEQVLCRTAVLPAGGSRTYHLRVRSMVTPPIFDHTEFGSVTGRTEDGVSGRTESIKVNWPSRAALRLRGSVAPHADGTSTVTIKVTNASSFTVGAYSLMLRTNAELLSPTYREPSREGDSCEIYRDVKLAAGATDTFQLRFGPSPGLGTLRLILAPQQRYTNQDINLTLHLPVITDPAPSATASPATPSAGPSPTGTAAPGQGAGGTGAELPKTGADATTFALVGGGLVALGGALVLLRRRRRFVA comes from the coding sequence ATGTTCCGCTCGATGCTGACCGGCGCCGTCGCCGCTTCGGCGCTCGCCCTCGCCACCCCGGCGATGGCCGCGCCCACCCCTGTCACCCCGCAGCCCACCCCCACCGCGTCGGCGAGCCCGACCACCGCCCCGACCGTCGCCGCCACCCCGACCCCCCACGACGCCCCGTTCAAGGCCAAGCCGGATTACCTGGTCTTCCTCAACGGCGACCCGTGGAGCCCGATGGGCGACCTCAACGTGACCGTCCGCAACACCGGCTCGACGCCGGGCCGGGGCTTCTTCCTGGTCGACGTGCCGACGAAACTCATCATCGGCAAGGGTGACGCTGACTGCATGGCCGAGGGCGGCCGTGACAAGGAGCAGGTGCTGTGCCGCACGGCGGTGCTGCCGGCCGGCGGCTCGCGGACCTACCACCTGAGGGTCCGCTCGATGGTGACGCCGCCGATCTTCGACCACACCGAGTTCGGCTCGGTCACCGGACGCACCGAGGACGGGGTGTCGGGGCGCACGGAGAGCATCAAGGTCAACTGGCCGTCCCGGGCGGCGCTGCGGCTGCGCGGCTCAGTGGCCCCGCACGCCGACGGCACCTCCACCGTGACCATCAAGGTCACCAACGCCAGCAGCTTCACCGTCGGCGCCTACTCGCTGATGTTGCGCACCAACGCGGAGCTGCTCTCGCCGACCTACCGCGAGCCCAGCCGGGAGGGCGACAGCTGCGAGATCTACCGTGACGTCAAGCTGGCCGCCGGTGCCACCGACACGTTCCAGCTGCGCTTCGGCCCCTCGCCGGGCCTGGGCACCCTGCGCCTCATCCTCGCCCCCCAACAGCGCTACACCAACCAGGACATCAACCTGACCCTGCACCTGCCGGTCATCACCGATCCCGCGCCGTCGGCGACCGCGTCGCCCGCCACCCCCTCGGCCGGCCCGAGCCCCACCGGCACCGCCGCTCCCGGCCAGGGGGCCGGCGGCACCGGGGCCGAGCTGCCGAAGACGGGCGCCGACGCCACCACGTTCGCCCTGGTCGGCGGCGGCCTCGTCGCCCTAGGCGGCGCGCTCGTGCTGCTGCGCCGCCGGCGCCGCTTCGTGGCCTGA
- a CDS encoding type III secretion system chaperone family protein — protein MRPARDRSLAQALADACDLPDGPARVAALERVAGQADARGDLRCGVDARLALVEAYLHLGERWRLADPVRRCRDALDRAPHLLDDRPVDAEALRRYQGYAVEAVFGTPRAGLEQARSLLADLADRGGPDAELVAQLRCRLADHLGDEPTARHEYARWRAAVGDPAAGCPACGLVRQAELLAGWGDTRGALEALTPVLDGDVDCTDQPERALAVAQLPWLRLGEPDRAARAHVRAYRRHRREPAGLPYLAAHLRFCALGGHLDRGLDILTEQLPRLVGCPDDLAAMEFAAAGALLCGSAVAAGRGDRRIHRPDATGRRGAEVDVATLGAELLARAHRLAGSFDARNGTGHQSGRIASWLAERPLAAPVPLPPDDPDDDPAPAEEPQDDGGPVPLRVPVIAAALDGRGDGYTVEGDTVTGRWGGAVIRFRPAGGGGDILHARVVADRRLPARRLAEAYAFCNAWNHDRLMPKAYVHQRDGELVLAGDVTVDLAHGVAPAQLAVLVAATVNTGVAYAAAVAALP, from the coding sequence GTGAGACCGGCCCGGGACCGGTCCCTGGCGCAGGCCCTGGCCGACGCGTGCGACCTGCCCGACGGTCCGGCCCGGGTGGCCGCGCTGGAACGGGTCGCCGGGCAGGCCGACGCCCGGGGCGACCTGCGCTGCGGGGTCGACGCCCGGCTCGCGCTGGTCGAGGCGTACCTGCACCTCGGGGAGCGCTGGCGGCTGGCCGATCCGGTCCGCCGCTGCCGGGACGCCCTGGACCGGGCGCCGCACCTGCTCGACGACCGGCCCGTCGACGCGGAGGCGCTGCGCCGCTACCAGGGGTACGCGGTGGAGGCGGTGTTCGGCACCCCGCGGGCCGGCCTGGAGCAGGCCCGGTCCCTCCTGGCCGACCTGGCGGACCGGGGTGGCCCGGACGCGGAGCTCGTCGCCCAGCTGCGCTGCCGGCTGGCCGACCACCTCGGCGACGAGCCGACCGCCCGCCACGAGTACGCCCGCTGGCGGGCGGCCGTCGGCGACCCGGCGGCCGGCTGCCCCGCCTGCGGCCTGGTCCGGCAGGCCGAGCTGCTGGCCGGTTGGGGCGACACCCGGGGGGCGTTGGAGGCGCTGACGCCGGTGCTGGACGGCGACGTCGACTGCACCGACCAGCCCGAGCGGGCGCTGGCGGTGGCGCAGCTGCCCTGGCTACGGCTCGGCGAGCCGGACCGGGCGGCGCGGGCCCATGTCCGGGCGTACCGGCGGCACCGGCGCGAGCCGGCCGGCCTGCCGTACCTCGCGGCCCACCTGCGGTTCTGCGCGCTCGGCGGGCACCTCGACCGAGGGCTGGACATCCTCACCGAACAGCTGCCCCGGCTCGTCGGCTGCCCCGACGACCTGGCGGCGATGGAGTTCGCCGCCGCGGGCGCGCTGCTCTGCGGGTCGGCGGTGGCGGCCGGCCGGGGTGACCGGCGGATCCACCGTCCGGACGCGACCGGCCGGCGCGGCGCCGAGGTGGACGTCGCCACGCTCGGCGCGGAGCTGCTGGCCCGGGCGCACCGGCTGGCCGGCAGCTTCGACGCCCGCAACGGCACCGGTCACCAGTCCGGACGGATCGCCTCCTGGCTGGCCGAACGGCCCCTCGCCGCGCCGGTGCCGCTGCCGCCCGACGACCCGGACGACGATCCCGCTCCGGCGGAGGAACCGCAGGACGACGGCGGCCCGGTGCCGCTGCGGGTGCCGGTGATCGCCGCCGCGCTGGACGGGCGGGGGGACGGGTACACGGTGGAGGGGGACACGGTGACCGGCCGCTGGGGCGGGGCGGTGATCCGGTTCCGCCCGGCCGGCGGGGGCGGCGACATCCTGCACGCCCGGGTGGTCGCCGACCGCCGGCTGCCCGCCCGCCGGCTCGCCGAGGCGTACGCGTTCTGCAACGCCTGGAACCACGACCGGCTGATGCCGAAGGCGTACGTGCACCAGCGCGACGGGGAGCTGGTGCTGGCCGGCGACGTGACCGTCGACCTGGCGCACGGGGTGGCCCCGGCCCAGCTGGCGGTGCTGGTCGCCGCCACGGTGAACACCGGTGTGGCGTACGCGGCGGCGGTCGCCGCGCTGCCCTGA
- a CDS encoding type III secretion system chaperone family protein, with translation MASPEIEDGPDGPLAGHPRTPRPLTGELVAAVLGARGYVVSADADGDLVGRWDDSLVWFLRLGRAGEVLQIRTVAAPTFGIEQVPDLYAFCNAWNHDRLWPKAYVHVDDDGRALVCGETITDLEAGVTPHQLDQLLDCGITTGCQLAAAVRALPGGTVR, from the coding sequence ATGGCGTCGCCGGAGATCGAGGACGGTCCGGACGGCCCCCTGGCCGGGCACCCGCGCACGCCGCGCCCGCTGACCGGGGAACTGGTCGCCGCGGTGCTCGGCGCCCGGGGGTACGTCGTGTCGGCCGACGCCGACGGCGACCTGGTGGGCCGCTGGGACGACAGCCTGGTCTGGTTCCTGCGGCTGGGCCGGGCCGGGGAGGTGCTCCAGATCCGCACCGTCGCCGCCCCCACCTTCGGCATCGAACAGGTCCCCGACCTGTACGCGTTCTGCAACGCCTGGAACCACGACCGGCTCTGGCCGAAGGCGTACGTGCACGTGGACGACGACGGGCGGGCGCTGGTGTGCGGCGAGACCATCACCGACCTGGAGGCCGGGGTGACCCCGCACCAGCTGGACCAGTTGTTGGACTGCGGCATCACCACCGGTTGCCAGCTCGCGGCGGCGGTCCGCGCGTTGCCCGGCGGGACCGTCCGGTGA
- a CDS encoding FtsK/SpoIIIE family DNA translocase, with product MAGRTSQASRRRGASSRNTTNSRARQPAKKATRATARRRPPARTGLAVYVGRGVGAVWMGLAHGVGWAVRGAGRQVASARDLDPEHRRDGGGLLLFGLAILSAVAIWFSGAGPLGARLADTVRLFLGSIAVIVPVLLMIGAWRLMRTDPDPEHRGRGLVGWSSMLVATAAMLHIGQNPVDQVQRDYAGGLVGAGIGDLLERAVTAWVAVPLLILLLLFGLLVVTATPINKIPERLGLLAGTLVAPSDEDDVDAVEVVEKPARRRPAKRLPPPVDLDDLEEPGEGVDLQDTIVLPRKPPSKVPASRKPVEPPEHSPLPTRAEQLEINGLAGDYTLPPANMLGSGAAPKTRSKANDEVIAALTGVFDQFDVDAAVTGFTRGPTVTRYEVELGHGVKVERITQLSRNIAYAVKSPDVRILSPIPGKSAVGVEIPNTDPENVALGDVLRSRAATSDHHPMVVALGKDIEGGFVVANLAKMPHILIAGATGAGKSSCLNSLLVSILTRATPDEVRLLLIDPKRVEMTGYEGIPHLVTPIVTNAKKAADSLEWVVREMDMRYDDLAANGVRHIDDFNRKVRNGEIKAPPGVERELRPYPYLLVIVDELADLMMVAPRDVEDSIVRITQLARAAGIHLVLATQRPSVDVVTGLIKANVPSRLAFATSSLADSRVILDQPGAEKLLGRGDGLFLPMGASKPIRIQGAWVTEREITDVVKFCKDQREPEFRSDVLTVAQDSKKKIDEDIGDDLDLLVQAVELVVTSQFGSTSMLQRKLRVGFAKAGRLMDLMETRGVVGPSEGSKARDVLVKPDELEDVLGGLRGEGE from the coding sequence ATGGCGGGCCGTACCTCTCAAGCGAGCCGGCGGCGCGGCGCGTCGTCGCGCAACACGACGAACAGTCGTGCCCGCCAACCGGCGAAGAAGGCGACCCGGGCGACCGCGCGGCGGCGTCCACCGGCCCGCACGGGGCTGGCCGTCTACGTCGGACGTGGTGTCGGCGCGGTGTGGATGGGGCTGGCGCACGGCGTCGGCTGGGCGGTGCGTGGCGCCGGCCGGCAGGTCGCCTCCGCCCGTGACCTGGACCCGGAGCACCGCCGGGACGGCGGCGGGCTGCTCCTGTTCGGCCTGGCCATCCTCAGCGCGGTGGCGATCTGGTTCTCCGGCGCCGGGCCGTTGGGGGCCCGGCTGGCCGACACGGTACGCCTCTTCCTCGGTTCCATCGCCGTGATCGTCCCGGTGCTGCTGATGATCGGCGCGTGGCGACTCATGCGGACCGACCCGGACCCGGAGCACCGGGGCCGTGGGCTGGTCGGCTGGTCCTCGATGCTGGTCGCCACCGCGGCGATGCTCCACATCGGGCAAAACCCGGTGGACCAGGTCCAGCGCGACTACGCCGGCGGCCTGGTCGGCGCCGGGATCGGCGACCTGCTCGAACGTGCCGTCACCGCCTGGGTGGCGGTGCCGCTGCTGATCCTGCTGCTGCTCTTCGGGCTGCTGGTGGTCACCGCCACGCCGATCAACAAGATCCCGGAACGGCTCGGCCTGCTCGCCGGCACGCTGGTCGCCCCGTCCGACGAGGACGACGTCGATGCCGTCGAGGTGGTCGAGAAGCCGGCCCGTCGCCGCCCGGCCAAGCGGCTGCCGCCGCCGGTGGACCTGGACGACCTGGAGGAGCCCGGCGAGGGCGTGGACCTCCAGGACACCATCGTGCTGCCCCGCAAGCCGCCGTCCAAGGTGCCGGCCAGCCGCAAGCCGGTCGAGCCGCCGGAGCACTCGCCGCTGCCCACCCGCGCCGAGCAGTTGGAGATAAACGGGCTGGCCGGCGACTACACGCTGCCCCCGGCCAACATGCTCGGCAGCGGTGCCGCGCCGAAGACCCGCAGCAAGGCCAACGACGAGGTGATCGCCGCGCTGACCGGCGTCTTCGACCAGTTCGACGTGGACGCCGCGGTCACCGGCTTCACCCGCGGCCCGACCGTCACCCGCTACGAGGTCGAGCTGGGGCACGGGGTCAAGGTCGAGCGGATCACCCAGCTCTCCCGCAACATCGCGTACGCGGTGAAGTCGCCGGACGTGCGGATCCTCAGCCCGATCCCGGGCAAGAGCGCGGTCGGCGTGGAGATCCCGAACACCGACCCGGAGAACGTCGCGCTCGGCGACGTGCTGCGCTCCCGGGCCGCCACCAGCGACCACCACCCGATGGTGGTCGCCCTCGGCAAGGACATCGAGGGCGGCTTCGTGGTGGCCAACCTCGCGAAGATGCCGCACATCCTGATCGCCGGCGCCACCGGGGCTGGCAAGTCGTCCTGCCTGAACTCGCTGCTGGTCTCCATCCTCACCCGGGCCACGCCGGACGAGGTGCGGCTGCTGCTGATCGACCCGAAGCGGGTCGAGATGACCGGTTACGAGGGCATCCCGCACCTGGTCACCCCGATCGTGACCAACGCGAAGAAGGCGGCCGACTCGCTGGAGTGGGTCGTCCGCGAGATGGACATGCGCTACGACGACCTCGCCGCCAACGGGGTCCGGCACATCGACGACTTCAACCGCAAGGTCCGCAACGGCGAGATCAAGGCCCCGCCGGGCGTCGAACGGGAGCTGCGGCCGTACCCGTACCTCCTGGTGATCGTGGACGAGCTGGCCGACCTGATGATGGTCGCCCCGCGCGACGTCGAGGACTCCATCGTCCGGATCACCCAGCTCGCCCGGGCCGCCGGCATCCACCTGGTGCTGGCCACCCAGCGCCCCTCGGTCGACGTGGTGACCGGCCTGATCAAGGCGAACGTGCCGTCCCGGCTGGCCTTCGCCACCTCGTCGCTGGCCGACTCGCGGGTCATCCTCGACCAGCCCGGCGCGGAGAAGCTGCTCGGTCGCGGCGACGGGCTCTTCCTGCCGATGGGCGCGTCGAAGCCGATCCGGATCCAGGGCGCCTGGGTGACCGAGCGCGAGATCACCGATGTGGTGAAGTTCTGCAAGGACCAGCGTGAGCCGGAGTTCCGCTCGGATGTGCTGACCGTCGCGCAGGACAGCAAGAAGAAGATCGACGAGGACATCGGCGACGACCTGGACCTGCTGGTGCAGGCCGTGGAGCTGGTGGTCACCTCGCAGTTCGGCTCGACCTCGATGCTCCAGCGCAAGCTGCGGGTCGGCTTCGCCAAGGCCGGCCGGCTGATGGACCTGATGGAGACCCGCGGCGTGGTCGGCCCGTCGGAGGGTTCCAAGGCGCGCGACGTGCTGGTCAAGCCGGACGAGCTGGAGGACGTGCTGGGCGGGCTGCGCGGCGAGGGCGAATAG
- a CDS encoding DMT family transporter: protein MAWTVLVLSGLLETAWAIALDRSSGFTRPLPTAVFAVTLIGSMAGLAYALRDIPVGTGYAVWVGIGAVGTALVGMLALGESASLPRIACLALVVAGVVGLKLFH from the coding sequence ATGGCCTGGACCGTGCTGGTGCTCTCCGGTCTGCTGGAGACCGCGTGGGCGATCGCCCTGGACCGCAGTTCCGGCTTCACCCGTCCCCTCCCCACGGCCGTCTTCGCGGTCACCCTGATCGGCAGCATGGCCGGCCTGGCGTACGCGTTGCGCGACATCCCGGTCGGCACCGGCTACGCGGTCTGGGTGGGCATCGGCGCGGTGGGCACCGCCCTGGTCGGCATGCTGGCCCTGGGTGAGTCGGCCAGCCTGCCCCGGATCGCCTGCCTGGCGCTGGTGGTGGCCGGGGTGGTCGGCCTGAAGCTCTTCCACTGA
- a CDS encoding ornithine cyclodeaminase family protein produces MALLFSDADVAAALDAPGAVAAMRDALLAAYQGRLIAPPRAAAPLGGGRMVLTAGHLTGEWYGFRSYDTFGHPEAEQVVVLHDGRTGAVRAVAVGEELGSRRTGGLGGAAVAALARPDAATLGVIGSGRQAWTQVWAAAAVRPLREVLVHSRSAARREAFAARVRAELGVPARAVGSAREAVTDAAIVVLATTSVTPVLDATDLAPGAHVNTVGFKQVDRHEFGPDLLDRADVLVTDSPAQAAAYAPPMLAAVAPYAGRLGDLGAVLAGAAPGRTGADQVTVFCSTGLAGTEVFLLDRLVRVGAPAV; encoded by the coding sequence ATGGCCCTGCTCTTCTCCGACGCCGACGTCGCCGCCGCGCTGGACGCCCCGGGCGCCGTCGCCGCCATGCGGGACGCCCTGCTCGCCGCGTACCAGGGGCGGCTGATCGCCCCGCCCCGCGCCGCCGCCCCGCTGGGCGGCGGGCGGATGGTGCTCACCGCCGGCCATCTCACCGGCGAGTGGTACGGCTTCCGCTCCTACGACACCTTCGGCCACCCCGAGGCGGAGCAGGTGGTGGTGCTGCACGACGGCCGTACCGGCGCGGTGCGGGCCGTCGCGGTCGGTGAGGAGCTGGGCTCCCGGCGTACCGGGGGACTGGGCGGGGCCGCCGTCGCCGCGCTGGCGAGGCCGGACGCCGCCACGCTCGGCGTGATCGGCTCCGGCCGGCAGGCCTGGACCCAGGTCTGGGCCGCCGCCGCCGTACGCCCGCTGCGCGAGGTGCTGGTGCACAGCCGCTCGGCAGCCCGGCGGGAGGCGTTCGCCGCCCGGGTCCGCGCCGAGCTGGGCGTGCCCGCCCGGGCGGTGGGCAGCGCCCGCGAGGCGGTCACCGACGCCGCGATCGTGGTACTCGCCACCACCAGCGTCACGCCGGTGCTCGACGCCACCGACCTCGCCCCGGGCGCCCACGTCAACACCGTCGGCTTCAAGCAGGTCGACCGGCACGAGTTCGGCCCCGACCTGCTGGACCGCGCCGACGTGCTGGTCACCGACTCGCCGGCCCAGGCCGCCGCGTACGCCCCGCCGATGCTCGCCGCCGTCGCGCCGTACGCCGGGCGGCTGGGCGACCTGGGCGCGGTGCTGGCCGGCGCCGCCCCCGGCCGGACCGGCGCGGACCAGGTCACGGTCTTCTGCTCGACCGGACTGGCCGGCACGGAGGTCTTCCTGCTCGACCGGTTGGTCCGGGTCGGCGCCCCGGCGGTGTGA